The genomic segment CCTTAATACTCAACCGGATTTTCTTTGTTTTAACATCGATGCTTTTAACCACAGCAGACACGGTATCGCCAACGGAATACAGTTCGGCTGACGATTTGACCCGTTTCTGGCTTATTTCGGAAATATGAACCAGACCTTCAATACCTTCTTCAATTTCCACAAAGATTCCAAAATCGGTAAAGTTTGTGATTTTGCCGGTCACCACACTGCCGGGCGCGTATTTCTGCGGCAATTCCTCCCAAGGGTTCTTTTCAATTTGCTTAATACCCAGAGAAAATTTCTCATTATCAACGTCAATATTTAAAACAACCGCTTCGACTTCCTGTCCTTTTTTGAAATATTCGGACGGATGGGTAACCCGATGTTTCCATGAAATATCCGATACATGAACAAGACCATCGATGCCGTCCTCTATACCGACAAACACACCAAAGTTTGTAATGTTGCGCACAAGGCCCTTCACAACCGTGCCGACCGGATATTTCTCTTTCAGCTTTTCCCAGGGATTGGCTGTCGTCTGTTTCAGACTCAGGGACACGCGCTTCGCTTCCGGATTGACTTCCAGCACCACCACGTTCACCGTGTCGCCAACATTCAATACTTTGGACGGGTGTTTAATTTCCCGTGTCCAGTACATCTCGGATATATGAACCAGACCCTCTACACCCGGTTCCAATTCAATAAATACGCCGTAATCCGTCAGGTTGACCACTTTGCCCTGAACCAGGGCGCCAACCGGATATTTTTCCGAAATATGCTCCCACGGATTTTCATGAAGCTGCTTCAATCCCAGAGAGACTCTTTCTTTTTCACGGTCAAATGAAAGAACCTTAACCGAAATTTTTTCTCCCTTGTGGAAGATGTCCGCAGGCTTCGCTATTCTCCCCCAGGAAATATCCGTCACATGAAGCAATCCGTCGATGCCGCCCAGATCGATAAATATTCCATAATCTGTAATGTTCTTGATAATGCCGTCAACAATACCGCCTTCCGTGATATTGTTAAGCGTATCTTTCTTTTCGCTTTCTCGTTCTAAAGCAACAATCGATCTTCTTGATAAAACGACATTATTGCGTTTGCGGTCATACTTTAAGACATGAAAATCAATTGTCTGACCGATAAACTGGTCTAAATCCTTTATCGGACGTGTATCAATTTGCGACCCGGGCAGAAAGGCTATAATGCCAATGTCCACGGAAAGGCCGCCCTTTACTTTTTCGACAACAGTTCCTTTAATCGTCAGATTGTTGTCACTGACCTCTTTGATCTCGTCCCAAACTTTGAGTTTGGCCGCTTTTTCACGAGATAAGACCAGGTTGCCTTCTGAATCTCTTTTATCAATAAAAACTTCTATATCATCCCCCACGGAAATATTCACATTCCCTTGGGCGTCTTTGAGTTCTTTAATCGGAATAAAACCTTCCGTCTTCCAACCCACATCCACCATGACAATATCCGCCGTTACCTGAACGACTTTTCCACGTGCAATATCACCGTATTGCAATTGATTAAGACTCTGCTCATAGAGTTCCTTAAAGCCCATATCTTCTTCTTTGGACTGGTTGTGTGTGCTGTGAATTGAAGAGTCGGTCTTAACCTCCTTTTCATTTGTTAAGTTTGTGTTGTTATTGTTAACCATTAACCTGATACCCCCTATTTTTATGAGACATTTTTTAATCTTGTTTGCCTAACATACTGAAAATCAAATAGCAAGATAAATCAGGCACACATTGCTTTCCGCTCATTTTTACATTTAATCATTTCCGGCTGATACGCGCTTAAGAATCATTTCAACAACCTGTGCGACATCCAAGTGTGTCGAATCAATGATAATGGAACCCGGCAATGCGGTTAAGGGTGCAATTTTCCTTTGCGAATCCTGATGATCTCTGGCCTGCATATCCCTGGATATGGCATCCCGGTCCGCCTTATCGTTCTTTTGAACGAGTTCTTCATGGCGCCTTCTGATTCTCTCCTCAATCTTCGCGTCCAGAAAAAACTTGAACTCCGCATCAGGAAATACAACGGATCCCATATCCCTTCCTTCCGCCACAATGCCTCCCCGGGCACCAGCTTCCCTTTGCAAAGAAAGTAATTTCTCTCTAACAACCGGGAAAGCGGATATGATGGAAGCGGCCAATCCAACCTCTTCCGTGCGGATTTTGTCGCCGACATCCTCGCCATCAACCAATACCGTTATTTTGCCCTCCAGATTCTTCAATGCCACCTGAGTTGAAGAACACAATTTAGACAGCTCGTCGGGATCATTCACGTCCATCTTGTTTTTCAGCGCTTTATAGGCCAATGCGCGATAAAGCGCGCCCGTGTCCAGATACAGGTATCTCAGTTTGGCGGCAACAGCCTTGCTTACCGTGCTTTTTCCCGCGCCGGCAGGTCCGTCAATTGTGATGACTTTCCCCATATTTTCGTCCCCGATCCTTTCATGTTGTTTAACATCCCTCCGCAAGGAAAACTTGCCTAATCATATCAAAGCAGGTATATGAACCATCACAATGAATGGATTTTTATCAATTATGTGCAAAATAATTCAAAAGCAATATTTTTCTTTCGCCTTGATTTTGTTCCTGGCATTTTTCGGGACACAAAACGCCTTTGCCGCTTTTACGATTGACGACGAAAAAAAGCTGGGCAAGGAAATTTATGATAAACTCGAAAAAAATAATTTTTTACTCCATGATAAAAAGCTGAATGCCTACATTACAGCAATCGGCAACCGGCTTCTGGCTCAAAGCAAGAAGGCTTCTTTTGACTTTACTTTCTCCATCTTCAACAGCTCAGGTATCAACGCGTTTGCCACACCCGGCGGTTATATTTATGTCAATAAAGGATTAATCACCGCCATGGAAAACGAAGCGCAACTGGCCGGTGTCATGGCGCACGAAATCGCTCATGCTAACTCCCGGCATGTTGCCAGCATTATTGAAAAATCACAAAAGCTTAATATTGCCATGCTAGCCGGAATCATCGCCGGCGCCTTCCTCGGCGGCGGCGGAGACGCAACAGCCGCCATTGCCGCTTTTTCCGTAGCGGGCGCCAGTTCAATGACCCTCAAATATCAACGGGAACATGAAGAAGAAGCAGACCGGCTGGGAATTGAAAGCCTGGTGAACGCCGGTTACAATCCGGCAGCCATGGTTGAATTTCTCAAATTGATCAAGCAGTATGAATTCTATTCCAGAAACATACCGTCCTACCTGCGGACGCATCCGGGAACCGATGATCGTATTTTTTACCTGGACAGCCTGCTTCAAACCGAATATCGCCGGCGCAGCGGCGCCGGAAATATTGTCGGTAATTTTGTGCGGATGCAGGCTTTAATTGCCCAGGACATGGATGAACTCAATAAACACCGCAGACAACTTATGACGTCTTTACAAAAAGATTCACGCAACGTTGATCTGCTTTACTCTCTGGCTCTGACGGAAGATCAGCTCGGTCACACCAGCGCCGCCCTGGAATATCTGAACAAAGGATTGAAGCTTTCACCGCAGGATGGAGATATTTTAACGAGCATCGGCCTGATATACCTGAAAACGGGCAATGCCGGCCAAGCCCGCACATATCTGCTGAGAGCAGCGAAGATCCATCCCGAAAACGAGCAGGTTTCGCTTGCTCTGGGTAAAGCTTACTTTGCCACGGGTGACTTTCAAAACGCACTCAACTATTTTCTGAAACTGCAGGACAGGACATTCGATGACATCGACATTAACTACCACATCGCCATGTCTTACGGCAGGCTGAATCAACAGGGTGACGCGCATTATTTTTTTGGTCTATATTTCAAAAAAGAGAAAAAGAAAGAAAGCGCCCTCTTTCATTTTCGCAAGGCGCTTGAATATTATCCTGAAGGAACACAAAGAGCAATTGCCATTCGTGACGCTATCAATGAATTGAACACCAAACCTAAAAACCCGGACAAGAAACCAGGCCGCCAGTAGAACGATTCTGAATAAATTCCCTTTAAAATCGTGTTTTTAATCGGAAACTGACAGTCCATCTTTATCGTTGCGAAAAAAGGGACAATACATTATAAGGCATCTACTTTAATATTTTTTACGAAAGGAGTTTGAACAAGTGAACATTTTAATATTTGGCCCCAACGGCAGCGGTAAAGGCACTCAAGGCGCTATTGTACAGAAGAAATATGGAGTTCCCCATATTGAAACCGGTGTTATTTTCCGTCAGAATATTTCGAAAAAAACCCCGCTGGGAGAAAAAGCAAAAGCATTTATTGACCGCGGCGAACTCGTCCCGGATGATATTACCATTCCCATGATTCTGAACCGCCTCAAAGAAGATGACTGCAAAAACGGCTGGCTTCTGGACGGCTTCCCCCGTAACCTGGTTCAGGCTGAAGCTCTCTGGGCGGCCCTGCAGAAAGAAAACATTAAACTTGATTTCGTCATTGAAATCGATCTGGATCGTGAAACGGCTAAACAGCGCATCATGGGGCGCAGGTTGTGTAAAATGGACAACAACCATCCCAACAATATTTACATCGACGCCATCAAGCCCCATTCCCATGATGGAAAGACCGTCTGTCGCGTCTGCGGTTGCGAAGAATTATCCGCCCGCGCCGATGATCAGGATACCTCGGCCATTGATAAACGTCATGGCATTTACTACGACACGAAAACCGGCACACTGGCCGGCGTAAACTATTTCAAGGAAAGAACCAAAGTCATTATCGTTGACGGACGCGCCGGCGTTAAAGAAGTTTCCGAAGATCTCATGAAGAAACTGATCTAGTTGAACAGGAAAGAATAATAATCAAAGCCCGCCGAACCATCGGAGGGCTTTTTTTAACACCCTATGGAAAACATTAGAAACTTCAGTATCATCGCCCATATCGATCACGGCAAGTCCACGCTGGCCGACCGTTTGATCCAGTTTACCGGCGTCTGTAATGAAAGAAATTTTCAGGACCAGATGCTGGACAATATGGACATCGAGCGGGAACGCGGCATCACTATCAAAAGTAACGCCATCTCCCTGCCCTATCGCGCCAAGGATGGGAAAGAATATATTTTAAACCTGATCGACACGCCGGGACATGTGGACTTTTCATATGAAGTCTCCCGATCACTGGCATCCTGCGAAGGCGTTCTCCTGCTGATCGATGCCGCCCAGGGCGTGCAGGCGCAAACCCTGGCCAATCTTTATCTGGCGATGGAACACAACCTGGCCATCATTCCGATCATCAATAAAATTGATCTACCGTCCGCCGATATTGACCGGGTTCTGGAAGAAATAGACTCGGAACTGGGACTGGATCCGGACACCCATATCAAATGCTCCGCGAAAGAAGGCATTGGAATCGAAGAAATTCTGGAAGCCATTGTCGAGCGCATTCCACCACCCAAAGGCGACGCCGCGAATCCCCTGGCTGCTTTGATTTTTGATGCCAAGTATGATTCATTCCGGGGCACCATCATTCATTGCCGCGTTTTTGAAGGAAGCGTTAAAGCCGGCGATATCATCAAATTCATGTACAACGGCACCACGTATAAGGTGGAAGAAGTGGGCCATTTTCTGCTGACGCGCACCAAACGAGAAAAACTTTCCGCGGGCGATGTTGGCTATATCATCGCCGGCGTTAAAACCGTTGCGGATGTGCGCACCGGCGACACCATCACTCTGCAGGATAAACCATGCTTGCATCCCCTGCCCGGCTTTAAAGAAGTAAAGCCCGTCGTCTTCGCCTCGATTTACCCCATCGCGTCC from the Deltaproteobacteria bacterium HGW-Deltaproteobacteria-6 genome contains:
- the lepA gene encoding elongation factor 4, whose amino-acid sequence is MENIRNFSIIAHIDHGKSTLADRLIQFTGVCNERNFQDQMLDNMDIERERGITIKSNAISLPYRAKDGKEYILNLIDTPGHVDFSYEVSRSLASCEGVLLLIDAAQGVQAQTLANLYLAMEHNLAIIPIINKIDLPSADIDRVLEEIDSELGLDPDTHIKCSAKEGIGIEEILEAIVERIPPPKGDAANPLAALIFDAKYDSFRGTIIHCRVFEGSVKAGDIIKFMYNGTTYKVEEVGHFLLTRTKREKLSAGDVGYIIAGVKTVADVRTGDTITLQDKPCLHPLPGFKEVKPVVFASIYPIASDDYQDLADSLEKYKLNDASFIYEKDSSAALGQGFRCGFLGLLHLDIVQERLEREFDLSIILSVPSVRYRFTLKDNRIIYVDNPTHYPDPSEIAKGEEPYIRAAMMLPERYLGTVMKLCMDKRGVNSNMTYTGPGRVELSYEMPLGEVIFDFYDRFKSVTQGYGSFDYDIIDYRESNLVLLDILVNGEKVDALSQIVHRDRARARALLACDRLKDEIPRQMYKIAIQGAIGGEIIARSTISAFRKDVTAKCYGGDITRKRKLLEKQKAGKKRMKMIGSVSIPQSAFLAVLKSDND
- a CDS encoding 30S ribosomal protein S1; the encoded protein is MVNNNNTNLTNEKEVKTDSSIHSTHNQSKEEDMGFKELYEQSLNQLQYGDIARGKVVQVTADIVMVDVGWKTEGFIPIKELKDAQGNVNISVGDDIEVFIDKRDSEGNLVLSREKAAKLKVWDEIKEVSDNNLTIKGTVVEKVKGGLSVDIGIIAFLPGSQIDTRPIKDLDQFIGQTIDFHVLKYDRKRNNVVLSRRSIVALERESEKKDTLNNITEGGIVDGIIKNITDYGIFIDLGGIDGLLHVTDISWGRIAKPADIFHKGEKISVKVLSFDREKERVSLGLKQLHENPWEHISEKYPVGALVQGKVVNLTDYGVFIELEPGVEGLVHISEMYWTREIKHPSKVLNVGDTVNVVVLEVNPEAKRVSLSLKQTTANPWEKLKEKYPVGTVVKGLVRNITNFGVFVGIEDGIDGLVHVSDISWKHRVTHPSEYFKKGQEVEAVVLNIDVDNEKFSLGIKQIEKNPWEELPQKYAPGSVVTGKITNFTDFGIFVEIEEGIEGLVHISEISQKRVKSSAELYSVGDTVSAVVKSIDVKTKKIRLSIKEMEAPAPAAAATTTASSQYINNRENIGSNLAQALADVKIGGQSKE
- a CDS encoding cytidylate kinase, which codes for MGKVITIDGPAGAGKSTVSKAVAAKLRYLYLDTGALYRALAYKALKNKMDVNDPDELSKLCSSTQVALKNLEGKITVLVDGEDVGDKIRTEEVGLAASIISAFPVVREKLLSLQREAGARGGIVAEGRDMGSVVFPDAEFKFFLDAKIEERIRRRHEELVQKNDKADRDAISRDMQARDHQDSQRKIAPLTALPGSIIIDSTHLDVAQVVEMILKRVSAGND
- a CDS encoding adenylate kinase (essential enzyme that recycles AMP in active cells; converts ATP and AMP to two molecules of ADP), producing the protein MNILIFGPNGSGKGTQGAIVQKKYGVPHIETGVIFRQNISKKTPLGEKAKAFIDRGELVPDDITIPMILNRLKEDDCKNGWLLDGFPRNLVQAEALWAALQKENIKLDFVIEIDLDRETAKQRIMGRRLCKMDNNHPNNIYIDAIKPHSHDGKTVCRVCGCEELSARADDQDTSAIDKRHGIYYDTKTGTLAGVNYFKERTKVIIVDGRAGVKEVSEDLMKKLI